In Gemmata obscuriglobus, a single genomic region encodes these proteins:
- a CDS encoding thymidine phosphorylase yields MRPGDVIQTKRDRGVLSPEQIGAFVSAAARLDGSGWEKYHLTALLMAIYLNGMVPDETAALTAAMANSGKRLDLSDLDGPKVDKHSTGGVGDKTSLILGPLAAACGVVVPMMSGRGLGHSGGTLDKLEAIPGFRVNLSEAELRAALRKVGLGMIGQTADVAPADKMLYALRDVTSTVESIPLITASILSKKLSEDISGLVMDVKCGAGAFMKTREQGRALADSIVNVGTANGLRMSAFITTMDVPLGRYVGNGLEVIESIETLKGNGPPDLTDLSVTLAARMVRLAGIAPDDASAEKQVRGALTSGTGLEVLRRCIEQQGGDPGVIDDYARLPSTGAITAVTADRAGYVVSMNAEKVGVAVRLLGGGRDRAEDAIDPAVGVIVRAKPGEHVGTKHVVFEVHHRGGPRVGAALDLLKESFAIGGAPPGSEPLVLEQVT; encoded by the coding sequence ATGCGACCCGGGGACGTTATCCAGACCAAGCGCGACCGCGGCGTGCTGTCGCCCGAGCAAATCGGGGCGTTCGTTTCCGCGGCAGCGCGCCTCGACGGCAGCGGGTGGGAGAAGTACCACCTCACCGCCCTGCTCATGGCGATCTACCTCAATGGGATGGTCCCGGACGAGACCGCGGCCCTCACCGCCGCAATGGCGAACTCTGGGAAGCGCCTCGACCTCTCCGACCTCGACGGCCCCAAGGTCGATAAGCACAGCACCGGCGGCGTCGGCGACAAGACGTCGCTCATTTTGGGGCCGCTCGCGGCGGCGTGCGGGGTGGTCGTGCCGATGATGTCGGGCCGCGGGCTCGGCCACTCTGGCGGCACCCTCGACAAGCTCGAAGCGATACCGGGTTTCCGGGTGAACCTGTCGGAAGCGGAGCTCCGCGCCGCGCTCCGGAAAGTCGGACTCGGCATGATCGGCCAAACCGCCGACGTGGCGCCAGCGGACAAGATGCTCTACGCGCTGCGCGACGTCACCTCGACCGTGGAGAGCATCCCGCTCATCACGGCTTCGATCCTGAGCAAGAAGCTATCGGAGGACATCTCGGGCTTGGTAATGGATGTGAAGTGCGGGGCCGGGGCGTTCATGAAGACGCGCGAACAGGGCCGGGCGCTGGCAGACTCGATCGTGAATGTTGGCACCGCAAATGGGCTCCGGATGAGCGCGTTCATCACCACGATGGACGTCCCGCTGGGTCGGTACGTCGGGAACGGGCTCGAAGTGATCGAGAGCATCGAAACGCTGAAAGGCAACGGCCCGCCGGACCTGACCGACCTGTCAGTCACACTCGCCGCGCGAATGGTGCGACTCGCCGGCATCGCCCCGGACGACGCCAGTGCCGAAAAGCAGGTGCGCGGCGCACTGACCAGCGGGACCGGACTCGAGGTGCTGCGCAGATGCATCGAACAACAGGGTGGTGATCCCGGCGTCATCGACGACTACGCTCGCCTTCCGTCTACCGGCGCGATTACGGCCGTAACCGCCGACCGCGCCGGCTATGTCGTCTCCATGAACGCGGAGAAGGTGGGGGTTGCCGTGCGGTTGCTCGGCGGTGGGCGCGACCGCGCCGAGGACGCCATCGACCCCGCGGTCGGCGTGATCGTGCGCGCCAAACCTGGCGAACACGTCGGCACGAAACACGTGGTGTTCGAGGTGCATCATCGCGGCGGGCCGAGGGTGGGCGCCGCGCTAGACCTTCTCAAAGAATCGTTTGCCATCGGCGGCGCGCCGCCGGGGTCCGAACCGCTCGTCCTGGAACAAGTCACCTAA
- the upp gene encoding uracil phosphoribosyltransferase, which produces MPAPVNVSRHPLIQHKLARLRSVETKPPEFRDQVAEISRVLLFEATHDLRLAPTLVHTPLTETTCQTIADQVGFVPVLRAGLGMAEAMLEALTEATVWHLGLYRDHATLKPVTYYNKLPPKPTMDVGIVLDPMLATGGSAIAALDILQKTGTPRLIFIGLIAAPEGVAALQAAHPNVPIHLAALDSHLNEVGYIVPGLGDAGDRQFGTA; this is translated from the coding sequence ATGCCCGCGCCCGTGAACGTGTCCCGACACCCGTTGATTCAGCACAAACTCGCCCGACTGCGATCGGTCGAGACGAAGCCGCCGGAGTTCCGCGATCAGGTCGCCGAGATCTCGCGCGTGCTGCTGTTCGAGGCGACCCACGACCTGCGCCTCGCACCGACACTCGTTCACACGCCTCTGACCGAAACCACCTGCCAAACCATCGCCGACCAGGTGGGGTTCGTTCCCGTGTTGCGCGCAGGGTTGGGTATGGCCGAGGCAATGCTCGAGGCTCTGACCGAAGCAACCGTGTGGCATCTGGGTCTGTACCGCGACCACGCGACGCTCAAGCCGGTAACGTATTACAACAAGCTGCCGCCGAAACCGACGATGGACGTGGGCATCGTCCTCGATCCGATGCTCGCAACCGGGGGGAGCGCCATCGCGGCCCTTGACATCCTTCAAAAAACCGGCACCCCGCGGCTGATTTTCATCGGCCTCATCGCTGCCCCCGAGGGCGTCGCGGCACTCCAGGCCGCTCACCCGAACGTGCCGATTCACCTCGCGGCGCTGGACTCGCACCTGAACGAGGTCGGTTACATTGTGCCCGGTCTGGGCGATGCCGGAGACCGGCAGTTCGGAACGGCTTGA
- a CDS encoding NBR1-Ig-like domain-containing protein: protein MSRMCFAVALLALAGPTASAQKPEWDAKYIKMEVPKEVTADQVFVAKVTMRNTGTQTWKEARDVVPSSLHSAEPADNLTWGTNFFIQGQGVVVAPGQDITYASYLRAPSEPGKHNFQWRVHGPQGAVGETTPKLEITVLKRPDAKDEALAARGPDAGGKRPLTFDDFEYLGSFKLPETVGKGGAAFSESGLALRTLKDGSRRLFMNYTHPETVMFETDIPDPVKFEKGDAAPLKTAAVKKEWGHLTSKDKKQGANGGFVWDDERQVMYWTYYHGYWTGGDLPVLNASKLSEDGTVAPAGSWTLPRQKWFWGGATRLPKSFADTYTGGATLGVGFGGYYSIAEPCSRGPALGAVAKPDPAKGQADVVPLLGYAPTVPAPRPGDYFNANCAFWSDQPTSRAAGAWTYCDHCRAGVLIDLADKQGYIAFAKLGTGRLGYDYGHIGNAGEAQYWYFYDSRSLGETAKGTRPVGVTGPYLVRADVGMVGTAFGACFEEETRTLYVMRGGAYQVGREMHPLVHAYRVKK, encoded by the coding sequence ATGAGTCGCATGTGCTTCGCCGTCGCGCTGCTCGCACTTGCGGGGCCGACCGCCAGCGCTCAGAAGCCCGAGTGGGACGCCAAATACATCAAGATGGAGGTTCCGAAAGAGGTCACCGCGGATCAGGTGTTCGTCGCGAAGGTGACGATGCGCAACACCGGCACCCAGACGTGGAAAGAGGCGCGCGACGTCGTCCCGAGTTCGTTGCACTCGGCCGAGCCCGCGGACAACCTCACCTGGGGGACCAACTTCTTCATCCAGGGACAGGGCGTGGTCGTGGCGCCGGGGCAGGACATCACGTACGCGTCGTACCTGCGCGCGCCGAGCGAGCCCGGTAAGCACAACTTTCAGTGGCGCGTGCACGGCCCGCAGGGGGCGGTCGGCGAGACCACGCCCAAGCTCGAAATCACGGTGCTGAAGCGCCCGGACGCGAAGGACGAGGCGCTGGCCGCGCGGGGGCCGGACGCGGGCGGCAAGCGCCCGCTCACGTTCGACGACTTCGAATACCTCGGGTCGTTCAAGCTGCCGGAGACGGTCGGGAAGGGCGGGGCCGCATTCTCCGAGAGCGGGCTCGCGCTCCGCACCCTGAAGGACGGCTCCCGGCGGCTGTTCATGAACTACACCCACCCCGAAACCGTGATGTTCGAGACGGACATCCCGGACCCGGTCAAGTTCGAGAAGGGCGACGCCGCGCCGCTCAAGACCGCGGCCGTGAAAAAAGAGTGGGGCCATCTCACGAGCAAAGACAAGAAGCAAGGGGCGAACGGCGGGTTCGTCTGGGACGACGAGCGGCAGGTGATGTACTGGACGTACTACCACGGGTACTGGACCGGGGGCGATCTGCCCGTTCTGAACGCGTCGAAGCTGAGCGAAGACGGCACGGTAGCGCCGGCCGGTTCGTGGACGCTGCCGCGGCAGAAGTGGTTCTGGGGCGGGGCGACGCGGCTGCCGAAGTCGTTCGCCGACACGTACACGGGCGGGGCCACCCTCGGCGTCGGGTTCGGGGGGTATTACAGCATCGCCGAGCCGTGCAGCCGCGGGCCGGCGCTCGGTGCCGTTGCGAAGCCCGACCCCGCCAAGGGGCAGGCCGACGTGGTGCCGCTGCTCGGGTACGCACCAACTGTGCCCGCCCCGCGCCCGGGCGACTACTTCAACGCGAACTGTGCGTTCTGGAGCGACCAGCCGACGAGCCGCGCGGCGGGCGCCTGGACCTACTGCGACCACTGCCGGGCGGGGGTGCTGATCGACCTTGCCGACAAACAGGGCTACATCGCGTTCGCGAAGCTGGGCACCGGCCGGCTCGGGTACGACTACGGGCACATCGGCAACGCGGGCGAGGCCCAGTACTGGTACTTCTACGATTCCCGCTCATTAGGCGAGACCGCGAAGGGCACGCGGCCGGTCGGTGTGACCGGCCCGTATCTGGTGCGAGCCGACGTCGGGATGGTCGGGACGGCGTTCGGCGCGTGCTTCGAAGAGGAGACACGCACGCTGTACGTGATGCGCGGGGGCGCGTACCAAGTGGGGCGCGAGATGCACCCGCTGGTTCACGCGTACCGGGTGAAGAAGTGA
- a CDS encoding IS5 family transposase, translated as MSEARRGYPSDVTDDEWSFAAPYLTLLREDAEQRTHDLRSVFDALRGVVKTGAHWRYIPNDFPPWAAVYPPARPWLAAGCFEAMAHDLREVIRAAAGRDPSPTAAVMDGRTIPSTPGSGTRAGYDGYKRRRGSKVHVAVDTLGLLLAVRVTAASEQERAQVFDLASDVQEATGQTVTPAFVDQGYTGDPPAADAAAHGIRLEVVKRPEANKGFVLLPRRRVVERRFGWLARFRRLARDDERTAEVLAGWHWVAFAGLMLTRVMKLAQEVENTI; from the coding sequence ATGAGTGAGGCGCGACGAGGATACCCGAGCGACGTGACGGACGACGAGTGGTCGTTCGCGGCCCCGTATCTGACCCTGCTCCGAGAGGATGCCGAGCAGCGGACGCACGACCTGCGATCGGTGTTCGATGCGTTGCGCGGGGTGGTCAAGACGGGTGCCCACTGGCGGTACATCCCGAATGACTTCCCGCCGTGGGCGGCGGTGTACCCGCCGGCCCGGCCGTGGCTCGCGGCCGGGTGCTTCGAGGCGATGGCACATGACCTGCGCGAGGTGATCCGGGCGGCGGCCGGGCGGGACCCGAGCCCGACGGCCGCGGTGATGGACGGCCGCACCATCCCGTCCACGCCCGGGAGTGGGACCCGGGCCGGGTATGACGGGTACAAGCGGCGCCGCGGGTCCAAGGTGCATGTGGCCGTGGACACGCTGGGATTGCTGCTGGCGGTGCGGGTGACGGCCGCCAGCGAACAGGAGCGGGCGCAGGTGTTCGATCTGGCCTCGGACGTTCAGGAGGCGACCGGGCAGACGGTCACCCCGGCGTTCGTGGACCAGGGGTACACCGGAGATCCGCCGGCGGCGGATGCGGCGGCCCACGGCATCCGGCTGGAGGTGGTCAAGCGGCCCGAGGCCAACAAGGGGTTCGTGCTGCTGCCGAGGCGCCGGGTGGTCGAGCGCCGCTTCGGGTGGCTGGCTCGGTTCCGGCGGTTGGCACGGGACGACGAGCGCACCGCCGAGGTTCTGGCCGGGTGGCACTGGGTGGCATTCGCGGGCCTCATGCTCACCCGCGTCATGAAACTGGCCCAAGAGGTCGAAAATACAATATAA
- a CDS encoding transposase, which produces MRPKRQSIRATPAHATRHLRPVLTDWLGRAVQLPKRRRTCTPEVVWRVVLFAAAFARSVAAACAAIADAPSGQAIWDCLYLTLPKRRRTLERRLRPALHAPLGKRKRAARVAIDYHRIGYFGTPNRDTTRSKGAGGTHTFHTYATACLVGGPDRYTLGLTAVGEKEPMTAVLTRLLDQVTAARVTVRVALLDKAFFSIAVMRLLQARGVPFVIPAVVRGRKPRPGVKGVGLRAVRRRGAGRYAYTHADRGTSVRVHVVIAHKSYRYRRTGGRRSKKLLYAAWRVSGSPVAIRDLYRTRFGIESSYRQLGQVRPRTSTTDGVVRLLWVAVGLILRNAWLWSRSARGLGWTLAAVCLILLADGLAPTDGENKSITTARSANKTKPPT; this is translated from the coding sequence ATGCGACCCAAACGTCAGTCTATCCGAGCCACCCCGGCCCACGCCACCCGGCACCTCCGTCCGGTCCTGACCGACTGGCTCGGCCGTGCGGTCCAACTGCCCAAGCGTCGCCGCACCTGTACACCCGAGGTGGTGTGGCGGGTGGTGCTGTTCGCCGCGGCGTTCGCCCGCTCGGTGGCCGCGGCCTGTGCCGCGATCGCCGACGCCCCGTCCGGGCAGGCCATCTGGGATTGCTTGTACCTCACGCTGCCCAAGCGGCGCCGCACCCTCGAGCGGCGGTTGCGGCCGGCCCTCCACGCCCCGCTCGGCAAGCGGAAGCGGGCGGCTCGGGTCGCGATCGACTACCACCGGATCGGGTACTTCGGGACGCCGAACCGGGACACCACCCGGTCCAAGGGGGCCGGCGGCACCCACACGTTCCACACGTACGCCACCGCGTGCCTCGTCGGGGGACCGGACCGGTACACGCTCGGGTTGACGGCCGTGGGCGAGAAGGAGCCGATGACCGCGGTGCTCACCCGGCTGTTGGATCAGGTGACGGCGGCACGGGTTACGGTCCGGGTCGCGCTGCTGGACAAGGCGTTCTTCTCGATCGCGGTGATGCGGTTGCTCCAGGCGCGGGGTGTGCCGTTCGTGATCCCGGCCGTGGTCCGGGGCCGCAAGCCCCGGCCCGGGGTGAAGGGGGTCGGGTTGCGGGCCGTGCGGCGGCGGGGCGCGGGTCGATATGCGTACACCCACGCGGATCGGGGCACCTCGGTGCGGGTGCACGTGGTGATCGCTCACAAGAGCTACCGGTACCGGCGGACCGGGGGCCGGCGGAGCAAGAAGTTACTGTACGCGGCGTGGCGGGTGAGCGGGAGCCCGGTGGCGATTCGGGACCTGTACCGGACCCGATTCGGGATCGAGAGCAGCTACCGCCAGTTGGGGCAGGTTCGGCCCCGGACCTCGACCACCGATGGGGTCGTGCGACTCCTGTGGGTGGCCGTCGGGCTGATCCTGCGTAACGCCTGGTTGTGGTCCCGCTCAGCCCGCGGCCTCGGGTGGACACTGGCGGCGGTATGCCTGATACTGTTGGCCGATGGGCTGGCACCTACAGATGGCGAAAATAAGTCCATTACTACTGCACGATCGGCCAACAAAACCAAGCCGCCAACTTGA
- a CDS encoding dienelactone hydrolase family protein produces MIVTDSALDIDTPTGPMRTYFYAPSEPGRPPAPRPGLVLYSEIFQQTPPVRRLAFNFASAGYLVAVPEVYHAHEPAGCVLGYDDPGKNRGNALKQIIPMSDFDADARAAVDALKAHPGCTGSVGAVGICLGGHLAFRAALLPDVKAAACFYPTDIHSGTLGKGGSDSLARAKDVRGELLMVFGRQDPHVPREGRRLIYDTLTDAGVWFTWHEFNAAHAFLRDEGERYDPSAARSALGLATDLFRRAL; encoded by the coding sequence ATGATCGTGACCGACTCCGCACTCGACATCGACACCCCCACCGGGCCGATGCGGACGTACTTCTACGCCCCGTCGGAACCGGGCCGCCCGCCCGCGCCGCGCCCGGGGCTGGTGCTGTACTCCGAGATCTTCCAGCAGACCCCGCCGGTCCGCCGGTTGGCGTTCAACTTCGCCAGCGCGGGTTATCTGGTCGCGGTGCCGGAGGTGTACCACGCCCACGAACCGGCCGGGTGCGTGCTCGGGTACGACGACCCCGGCAAGAACCGCGGCAACGCCCTCAAGCAAATCATCCCGATGAGCGACTTCGACGCGGACGCCCGCGCCGCGGTGGACGCCCTCAAGGCGCACCCGGGTTGCACAGGAAGCGTCGGGGCGGTGGGCATCTGTCTCGGCGGGCACCTCGCCTTTCGCGCCGCGCTGCTACCCGATGTGAAGGCCGCGGCGTGCTTCTATCCGACGGACATTCACTCCGGAACTCTTGGCAAAGGCGGAAGCGATTCGCTCGCGCGAGCGAAGGACGTGCGGGGCGAGTTGCTGATGGTGTTCGGCCGGCAAGACCCGCACGTTCCGCGCGAGGGCCGGCGGCTGATCTACGATACACTCACCGACGCCGGCGTGTGGTTCACCTGGCACGAGTTCAACGCCGCGCACGCGTTCCTGCGTGACGAGGGGGAGCGGTACGACCCGAGCGCGGCGCGTTCCGCACTCGGGCTCGCCACCGACCTGTTCCGGCGAGCGTTGTGA
- a CDS encoding ADP-ribosylglycohydrolase family protein, which produces MIGAIVGDVIGSVHEGSGTKTKEFPLFVEDSRFTDDTVLTVAVAEKLLHGGEYVNRFHRYFHLYPLAGFGGTFIRWAGTFEREPYNSWGNGSAMRVSPVGIAFDTLEDVMSHARQSADVTHNHPEGVRGAQATAVAVFLARTGKSKDEIRSHIESEFGYDLSARLDDIRPGYAFDVSCQGSVPQSLVAFLESESYEDAVRNAISLGGDADTMAAIAGAVAEAFYGGVPEHIAAPALERLDGRLRAIVNEFSRVFGHKIWHKPPRKTHS; this is translated from the coding sequence ATGATCGGTGCGATCGTCGGTGACGTGATCGGTTCGGTCCACGAAGGCTCCGGCACGAAGACCAAGGAGTTCCCCCTGTTCGTCGAGGACAGCCGGTTCACCGACGACACCGTGCTGACGGTCGCGGTGGCGGAAAAGCTGCTCCACGGTGGCGAATACGTCAACCGGTTCCACCGGTATTTCCACCTGTACCCGCTGGCGGGGTTCGGCGGCACGTTCATCCGCTGGGCCGGGACGTTCGAGCGCGAGCCGTACAACAGTTGGGGCAACGGCTCGGCCATGCGGGTGTCGCCCGTCGGGATCGCGTTCGACACACTCGAAGACGTGATGAGCCACGCCCGACAAAGCGCCGACGTGACTCACAACCACCCGGAAGGGGTGCGGGGCGCACAGGCGACTGCGGTCGCCGTGTTCCTGGCACGCACCGGAAAATCGAAAGACGAGATCCGCTCGCACATCGAATCGGAGTTCGGTTACGACCTGAGCGCCCGGCTCGACGACATCCGCCCGGGGTACGCGTTCGACGTATCGTGTCAGGGGTCGGTGCCGCAATCGCTCGTCGCGTTCCTCGAATCGGAGAGCTACGAGGACGCGGTCCGCAACGCGATCTCGCTCGGCGGCGACGCCGACACGATGGCCGCCATCGCCGGGGCCGTCGCGGAAGCGTTCTACGGCGGGGTCCCGGAGCACATCGCCGCGCCGGCGCTGGAGCGGCTCGACGGCCGGCTCCGGGCGATCGTGAACGAGTTCAGCCGCGTGTTCGGACACAAGATCTGGCACAAACCGCCCCGGAAGACGCACTCATGA
- a CDS encoding transposase — protein sequence MILPPHQRVPRSQPHAPTDFARQVLEGLPLAHASLALFAYGVPDPVLADLYERHRGRGYEDVVTFAQLVTWIFDALIEHQGSGRQAHLRRHRQPDDGCHEAFYGKLRRIPRGLSEAFLRDVTDRFTALFPEVVAHRLPTSFDRLEVLILDGKSLKKVAKRLVDTRGTPGKLLGGKLLVAYRPRDGLVLDMAADLDGETNEAKLIPDLMPRVHARGGPAKLVVGDRLFCASKHFAEFTKDNGHFVVRYARTLSFEPDPKRPAVTTADPSQRAVVEEWGWAGKPKDKLRRYVRRITVARPVGEAITILTDLLDSAPYPATDLLDLYRIRWTIEGTFQKVTAIFALGRFIGSTPEATVFQASMCFVLANVVQVLQGYVVAKRKVTIDDLSTAQFCTDWHRQLAALKELVEVSMIVSLIPTDQTAESVGTLLDQLLGTMWKPGWDKTRNKAPRAHPHAAKQKGAHTSVQRRRQAHKPNEDP from the coding sequence GTGATTCTGCCACCTCATCAGCGCGTCCCACGCTCCCAACCGCACGCGCCCACGGACTTCGCGCGCCAGGTCCTGGAGGGCCTGCCACTGGCCCACGCGTCGCTCGCACTCTTCGCCTATGGCGTTCCCGACCCGGTCCTCGCGGACCTCTACGAGCGACATCGGGGACGCGGCTATGAGGACGTCGTGACCTTCGCCCAACTGGTCACCTGGATCTTCGATGCGCTCATCGAACACCAGGGCTCGGGGCGGCAGGCCCACCTGCGACGCCACCGGCAACCCGACGACGGGTGCCACGAAGCGTTCTACGGCAAGCTCCGGCGCATCCCCCGGGGCCTGAGCGAAGCGTTCCTGCGGGACGTCACCGACCGGTTCACCGCCCTGTTCCCCGAGGTCGTCGCGCACCGCCTTCCGACCTCCTTCGACCGCCTGGAGGTTCTGATCCTCGACGGCAAGAGTCTCAAGAAGGTGGCCAAGCGACTCGTCGACACGCGGGGCACACCGGGCAAGCTCTTGGGCGGAAAACTGCTCGTGGCGTACCGGCCCCGTGACGGGTTGGTGCTCGACATGGCGGCCGATCTCGATGGCGAAACCAACGAGGCCAAACTGATCCCCGATTTGATGCCCCGAGTGCACGCCCGAGGCGGTCCGGCGAAACTGGTGGTCGGGGATCGGTTGTTCTGTGCGTCGAAGCACTTCGCCGAGTTCACCAAGGACAATGGTCATTTCGTGGTGCGGTACGCGCGGACCCTGTCGTTCGAACCCGACCCGAAGCGCCCCGCGGTCACGACCGCGGACCCATCCCAACGAGCCGTGGTCGAAGAATGGGGGTGGGCCGGGAAGCCCAAGGACAAGCTCCGCCGGTACGTCCGGCGGATCACCGTCGCGCGCCCGGTGGGCGAAGCGATTACAATCCTCACGGACCTGCTCGATTCGGCCCCATACCCGGCGACCGATCTGTTGGACCTGTACCGCATCCGGTGGACCATCGAAGGCACGTTCCAAAAGGTGACGGCGATCTTCGCCCTGGGTCGGTTCATCGGTTCGACACCGGAGGCGACCGTGTTTCAGGCGTCGATGTGTTTCGTCCTCGCGAACGTGGTGCAGGTCCTCCAGGGCTATGTGGTTGCGAAGCGGAAGGTGACCATCGACGACCTCTCGACGGCGCAGTTCTGCACGGACTGGCATCGTCAGTTGGCCGCGCTCAAGGAGTTGGTCGAGGTGTCGATGATCGTGTCCCTGATCCCGACGGATCAGACGGCAGAGAGTGTGGGAACGTTGTTGGATCAGTTATTGGGCACGATGTGGAAGCCGGGCTGGGACAAGACACGCAACAAGGCGCCCCGTGCCCACCCGCACGCCGCGAAACAGAAGGGGGCACACACCTCCGTCCAACGGCGTCGACAAGCCCACAAGCCCAACGAGGATCCCTGA
- a CDS encoding N-acetylmuramidase domain-containing protein, with translation MNRFLLLGAVLAGACASASGADPSPEFAVIGMDAQVRTDPPKLAPSGKRAPYGGRVTVLEEKTVDGKVYAKVQQSGGAKTVYGWTAKTNLGSPKEFDPAMAPGDEVDTEPLKGLEAVMGSIYNARGKYLFDRAKELGASPAALAAVLKVESGGRGFGPDGRTIVRFENHTFWGQWGKAHKDTFDAHFKFNPDKGWLGHQWRKTAAGPWVDEHKNQAGEWEVLEFAQTLDKPAALKSASYGAGQIMGFNHKTVGYATVEEMVKAFDRGIEPQLDGIIAFIKTHPNCLKGLKENDFTLFAGCYNGRGKEAEYGRLIKDAAEAYTKVTRGKKLGG, from the coding sequence ATGAATCGGTTCCTTTTGCTCGGTGCGGTTCTGGCGGGGGCGTGCGCGTCCGCCTCGGGAGCCGATCCCTCCCCGGAGTTCGCCGTCATCGGGATGGACGCCCAGGTCCGCACCGACCCGCCCAAACTCGCGCCGAGCGGTAAACGCGCTCCGTATGGCGGTCGTGTTACGGTGCTCGAAGAGAAAACGGTTGACGGGAAGGTTTACGCGAAGGTGCAGCAGAGCGGCGGTGCGAAAACGGTGTACGGCTGGACCGCGAAAACGAACCTCGGCAGCCCGAAGGAGTTCGACCCCGCGATGGCGCCGGGTGACGAGGTCGATACCGAACCGCTCAAGGGCCTTGAAGCGGTGATGGGGTCGATTTACAACGCGCGCGGCAAATACCTGTTCGACCGGGCCAAGGAACTGGGGGCGTCGCCCGCGGCGCTGGCGGCGGTGCTGAAGGTCGAGTCCGGCGGGCGCGGGTTCGGGCCGGACGGGCGAACCATCGTCCGGTTCGAGAACCATACGTTCTGGGGCCAGTGGGGGAAGGCGCACAAGGACACGTTCGACGCGCACTTCAAGTTCAACCCCGACAAGGGCTGGCTCGGGCACCAGTGGCGCAAAACCGCCGCCGGCCCGTGGGTCGACGAGCACAAAAACCAGGCCGGCGAGTGGGAGGTGCTGGAGTTCGCGCAGACGCTGGACAAACCCGCGGCGCTGAAATCCGCGAGTTACGGCGCCGGGCAGATCATGGGCTTTAACCACAAAACGGTCGGCTACGCGACTGTCGAAGAGATGGTGAAGGCGTTCGACCGCGGCATCGAGCCCCAGTTGGACGGCATTATTGCGTTCATCAAGACGCACCCGAACTGTCTGAAGGGGCTAAAAGAGAACGACTTTACGCTGTTTGCGGGGTGCTACAACGGGCGCGGAAAGGAGGCGGAGTACGGGCGACTCATCAAGGACGCGGCGGAGGCGTACACGAAGGTGACGCGGGGGAAAAAGCTCGGCGGGTGA
- a CDS encoding lactonase family protein has translation MTPFDRSRREFLALSATTAAAPLAGGFASAQPQDADAPLIAYVGTFSSPLKDVLPTQVDLPPGNGRGIHTFRVDRTTGALTPTGVHEMGTSPSHVAVNGTGTHLYSANETDRQGEQKEGTVTAFAIDRSSGNLKPLNTVKSGGAGPTYVSLHPSGKFLFVANYFGGSVAVLPVLDDGKLGDATDVKRDAGKIGPTKAANAPKGSFAFSGHDRTHAHQIQTDPSGRYVLHVDLGLDAIFVWKFDAKNGTLTANDPASVSLPPGDGPRHFSFHPNGKWLYSVQEEGSTVVRFEYDADSGKLTARQTISALPKGYAGSNFCSEILVSADGKFVYVGNRLHDSIGIFAIGEAGDLTHVGDEWTRGNYPRSFSFDPTGSFLYCCNQRADHVTVFRTDRKTGALAFTGHYAPVGNPSCVTFLDLKAKG, from the coding sequence GTGACGCCTTTTGATCGCTCGCGCCGCGAGTTCCTCGCGCTTTCCGCCACAACGGCAGCCGCCCCCCTCGCGGGCGGGTTCGCATCGGCGCAACCGCAAGACGCCGACGCCCCGCTGATCGCTTACGTCGGTACGTTCAGCTCTCCGCTCAAGGACGTGCTCCCAACGCAGGTCGATCTGCCGCCCGGCAACGGCCGCGGCATTCACACCTTCCGTGTGGACCGCACCACGGGCGCGCTGACGCCGACGGGCGTTCACGAGATGGGGACGAGCCCGAGCCATGTGGCGGTGAACGGGACCGGAACGCACCTGTACTCCGCGAACGAAACGGATCGCCAGGGGGAACAGAAGGAAGGCACCGTCACGGCGTTCGCGATCGACCGGAGCAGTGGCAACCTGAAGCCGCTCAATACTGTAAAATCCGGCGGCGCCGGACCGACTTACGTGAGCCTGCACCCGTCGGGCAAGTTCCTGTTCGTGGCGAACTACTTCGGGGGCTCGGTCGCGGTGCTTCCCGTACTCGACGACGGGAAACTCGGGGACGCAACGGATGTGAAGCGCGACGCCGGTAAGATCGGCCCGACGAAGGCCGCCAACGCCCCCAAGGGGAGCTTCGCTTTCAGCGGCCACGATCGCACCCACGCGCACCAGATCCAGACGGACCCGTCGGGCCGATACGTGCTGCACGTTGATCTTGGGTTGGACGCGATCTTCGTGTGGAAGTTCGACGCGAAGAACGGCACGCTGACGGCCAACGACCCCGCGTCGGTATCGCTGCCGCCGGGCGACGGCCCGCGGCACTTCTCCTTCCACCCCAACGGCAAATGGCTGTACTCGGTCCAGGAGGAGGGCTCCACCGTGGTGCGGTTCGAGTACGACGCCGACTCCGGCAAGCTGACCGCCCGACAAACGATCTCCGCACTGCCGAAAGGATATGCAGGGAGTAACTTCTGTTCGGAGATTCTGGTGTCGGCAGACGGGAAGTTCGTGTACGTCGGCAACCGGTTACACGACAGCATCGGCATTTTCGCAATTGGCGAGGCTGGCGATTTGACCCACGTGGGCGATGAATGGACGCGGGGCAACTACCCGCGGAGCTTCAGCTTCGACCCGACCGGGTCGTTTCTGTACTGCTGCAACCAGCGGGCGGACCACGTGACCGTGTTCCGGACGGATCGGAAAACCGGAGCGCTGGCGTTCACCGGGCACTACGCCCCGGTCGGTAACCCGTCGTGCGTTACGTTCCTTGATTTGAAGGCGAAGGGCTGA